GGACGACGGCGGGTGACCGCGTCCCCGTGCGGGTCGACGCCGTCAGGGTCCTACTCAGGTGGTGGGCGCACGTCCAGGCGGTCGGTCCAGCGACTGAAGTCCCGATCGAAGGACCAGAGGGTCCGCACGCCCTGGCTGACGCACAGCGCGGTCATCCTGGCGTCGTGGATCCGGGGTCCGGCGACCTGGCCGTCCTGCAGCACCGCGACGAGGGCGGTCCAGTGCTCGGGCGTCTCGCCCACCACCACCGCCGAGGGCGACTCGAGCCATGCATCGACCTGGTCGACAGCCTCGTCGAGTCGGCTCGGCGGATCGAAGATCCGCGGGTGGGTGACGACGGCGAGGAACTCGTGGAGCACCGGCCACGGGAGCGCCCAGGCCGCGACGCCCTCGGCGAGGGTGCGGACCGCGCGAGCACACCGCTCGTGGAGCTCGCCATCCCGCCGGTGGGCGTGGACCAGCACGTTCGTGTCGACCGCGATCACGCGCCGCGGCCCTCGTAGATGGCGTCCCTCACGCCGGGCCAGCCCTGATCCCCGAGCTCGGCCTGCACCCCGTTGCCCCCGACGCTCGCATCGCGCAGGCGGAACTCCCCCCGCGCCGAGCGGGTCTCGACCTCGTGACGCAACCCGGCCTCGATGAGTTGGCGCAGGGACACGCCGTGGTCGTGCGCCACCTCCTTCGCCCGCTCGAGCAGCGCGTCCCCGATCTCGACCGTGGTCTTCATATGGCCCACCATATCTCGCGACCCATATGTATGGGGTCCAGCCCGCCTCCAGACTGCCCGGTGACCCCACTGACCGCTCAGCGCGCGGTGCGGTCAGCCTCCTTCGTGAGCTCGTCGACCACTTCGTCCAGAGCGCCACGGGACTCGTCCCGGACGCCCTGGGTCACCGCCACCCCCTCTGCGCGCAACAGGTCGTGAGCCTTCCAGACGTCGACCCCGAGGCTGGTGGCGAACTGGCGCAACGACACCCGTCCCTGCCGGTAGGCCTCGACGGCATCCCGCAGGTGCAGCTCGCGCAGGGCGAAGTCCGCGAGCTGGCGGAGCGCAGTCGAGCGGTCCTCCAGCCGCTCGGCGGCGAACGCGTCGATTCGCCGGAGCAGCTCCTCGTCCATCGTGGCGTTGATCCGGACGCTGCGACTCATCCCAACTCCTCGGTGTACGCGCGCTCGAGCTCGGGTGTGATGCGACCCGAGGATCCCAGCGCGGCGATCGCTCGACGACCCACGTCGGCGTCGAAGGACCCCAGCCGGACACCGAGGACCACCAGATCGGCCGTCCGCAGCCACCGCGCGCCGAGGTTCGAAGCACGCCGTCCGATCACCACGTCGTTGCAGGCCACGATGCCGACCGCGGCGGCCGCCGCCACCACGCGGGCGTCCACCGAGTCCCCGTCGGGATCGGCGAGGGGCACCACCCCGACCAGCGCCTGCTCGATCGCGACCGCGTCGGCATGCCCACTCGCCCGGCCAGCGACCACGACCTCGTCGTAGACCGCCTGGATGACGACCGGCTCGATCGGCAGCCGGCCGAGGAGCGACAGCTGGGCTGCCCACGCGAGGGAGATCAGCGTCGAGGAGTCCACGACCACCTGCATGACGGCAGGTAGACGTCCCAGCGGTCCACGCCCGGCTCGGTGACGGGGGCGACCAGCAGGCGTGGTACTGCATGATCGGCTGACGGACCTGGCCTCGTCTCACGTCCGTGACTAGCCCGAGGAGGGATTCACGCGCGGCGGGTCCGGGACGAGGATGTCGGCCGTCGAGTGGACCGGGCCGTCGTGGACGGCGTTCATCTAGGAGCGTGCATGGCGGTCAGACGTCCCGCAGCGGTGTGGGGTGCGATGGTGCTCGTGGTGCTGGCGGCGTCGACGTCGATGCCGGCTGCGGCCCAGGTCGCCCCCGCCGGCGAACCGCCTCAGTTCGAGGTCCCCGACCGCGTCGCCGAGCCGGGCCTCACCGAGGTGCTGACCGCGTACGCGGCCGGTGAGGATCGGCCGAACTTCAACGCCGACGGGGTCACCACCACGGCGGACATCTCCGGCGTCGACCTGATCACCGACGGTCGGCGGCTGGTGGTGGAGGTCAGCGTCACCGACACGTCCCCGGCCACCCTGGACGGGATCCTCGCCGCCGGCGCGGAGATCACCCACGTGGCCGCGGGGTTCGGGGTCGTGTCGGCCTGGGTCGCGCCCGCCGACCTGCGGGACCTGGCGGCCGTCGACGGCGTCACCCACGTGCGCGAGGCCCTGGCCCCCCAGCTCAACCAGGCCGCTCAACCCAAGGACGTGTGCCCGACCGGCATCGACAGCGAGGCCGACCAGCAGCTGCGCGCCGACGCGGCCCGCACCGCGTTCGGGGTCGACGGCAGGGGCGTCGAGGTGGGGGTGCTCAGCGACTCCTTCGACACCGCGCTGGCGCTCACCGACGCGACCCGCGACGTGCTCAGCGGCGACCTGCCCGGGGCCGGCAACCCGTGCGGGCGCACCGCACCGGTGGACGTCGTGGCGGAGGGGCCGACGACCGGCACGATCGACGAGGGACGGGCGATGCTCCAGCACGTCCACGACCTCGCACCGGCCACGGACCTGGCCTTCGCCACCGCGTTCAGCACCCAGCTGCAGTTCGCCGACCACATCCGTGCCCTGCGGTCCGAGGGTGCCGACGTGATCGTCGACGACGTGACCTACTTCGCCGAACCGGTCTTCCAGGAGGGCCCGATCGCCGTGGCGGTCAGCGACGTGGTCGCCGACGGCGCCGTGTACCTGTCCTCCGCCGGCAACGGCAACGTGGTGCTCAGCGACGGGCGCGAGGTGGGCAGCTACGAGGCGCCGGCACTCCGTCCGGCGGCCTGCCCGTTCACCACCGCCACGTACACCGCCTGCCACGACTTCAACCCCGACCCGGTCGCCGGTGACAGCACGTTCGGGGTCGCGGTCGCACCAGGTCGGAGCCTGTCCCTCACCCTGCAGTGGGCCGAGCCGTGGGACGGTCTGGCGACCGACTTCGACCTGTTCGTGTTCGACCAGTTCGGCGCGTTGGCCGGCCGCTCGATCCAGGACAACTTCGCCGGCAGCCCCACGATGCCCTTCGAGCGGGTCGTGGTCCAGAACACCACCGCCGCCAGCGCGACGATGTTCATCGTCGTCGCCCGCTTCGGCGACGGGGCAGAACCACGCCTCCACCTCAACATGGGCCGGAGCGGCATCGTCGCCGTCGAGTACGACGGCACCAGCGGACCCGACGTCATGGGGCCGACGATCGTCGGGCACAACGGCGGGGTGGACACGATCTCGGTGGCCGCCACCGACGTGGCCGACGGCGTCGAGGCAGAGGCGTTCAGCTCCCGCGGGCCGGTCACCCACCACTTCGGACCGGTCCGCGACGGCGGCGTCCCCGCGGAACCGCTGGCGACTCCGCTCGTGCTGGTCAAGCCCGACCTGACGGCGAGCGACGGGGCGTGCACGACGTACTTCGGGTCGCTCGGCGGGGGGTGCTACCGGTTCTTCGGGACCTCGGCAGCCGCCCCGCACGCCGCCGCGGTCGCGGCGCTGGTCCGCGACGCCGCACCTGACATGTCCTCCGCGCAGGTGGCTGATCTGCTGCGGATGTCCGCGGCACCGATGGTCGGTGGTCCGCATTCGGTCGGTGCGGGGCTGGTCGACGCCCACGCCGCGCTGGACGCGTTGCGACCGACCGGGGTCACCGCCACCCCCGGGCCGGGGAGCGCGACCGTCGCGTGGACGCCGCCACCGGTGGAGCCCGGCCCGGTCGTGGGCTACCGCATCCGCGTCCACGTCGCCGGCGCGGTCGTCGACACCATCGACGTCGGCGACGTCACCACCGCGGACGTCCGCCACCTGGACGAGACGGCAGCGCACACGGTCACGGTGGCCGCGCTGACTGCCAGCGGTGAGGTCCTGCCGTCGGACCACAGCAGCCCGGCCACGCCCCTGGCCGCCACGGCCCCGGGCGCACCCACCGCGGTGGTGGCGACCCCCGGTGATGGACGTGCGCAGGTGGCCTGGACCCCGCCGGCCGACGACGGCGGTGCGCCGATCACCGGGTGGGTGCTGCGGGCCGACGACGGCACGGGGGTGGTCGCGGAGGTGGACGCCCTCTCGAGCCCGGCCACCATGACGGGGTTGACCAACGGCACGTCCCACACCGTGACCGTCGCCGCGGTGAACGCGAAGGGCGAGGGCGCAGCGTCCGCACCCTCGGCCCCGGTCACGCCGTTCCGGCCGGCCCCGATCGGTGGAGGGGGAGGGACACCGCCGACCGAGGACCCCGACGGGCCGCCGGACCCCGACGAACCGGACGAGCCGGAGCCGCTGTTCATCAACCTCCGCCTGGACGACGGGGACGCCGGTGATCCGGGGGGCGGCGGGTCGGAGACCTCCATCGCCTTCAGCGAGCTGGCGTTCCCGAGCGCGGGCGCTGCCTTCGCCCAGGCCGGGCCGGCAGAGGCGCTCCTGGCCAGTGAGCAGGTGTTCGCCGACGCGCTGGCCTCCGGTTCGCTCCAGGACGACCGGCCGCTGCTGCTGACCGACCCGTCGTCGCTGGAGCCCGCGGTGCTAGCGGAGCTGCGACGCCTGGACGTCACGACCGTCCGGATCCTCGGTGGGGAGGACGCCGTGGC
This DNA window, taken from Euzebya sp., encodes the following:
- a CDS encoding UPF0175 family protein, yielding MSRSVRINATMDEELLRRIDAFAAERLEDRSTALRQLADFALRELHLRDAVEAYRQGRVSLRQFATSLGVDVWKAHDLLRAEGVAVTQGVRDESRGALDEVVDELTKEADRTAR
- a CDS encoding cell wall-binding repeat-containing protein — its product is MAVRRPAAVWGAMVLVVLAASTSMPAAAQVAPAGEPPQFEVPDRVAEPGLTEVLTAYAAGEDRPNFNADGVTTTADISGVDLITDGRRLVVEVSVTDTSPATLDGILAAGAEITHVAAGFGVVSAWVAPADLRDLAAVDGVTHVREALAPQLNQAAQPKDVCPTGIDSEADQQLRADAARTAFGVDGRGVEVGVLSDSFDTALALTDATRDVLSGDLPGAGNPCGRTAPVDVVAEGPTTGTIDEGRAMLQHVHDLAPATDLAFATAFSTQLQFADHIRALRSEGADVIVDDVTYFAEPVFQEGPIAVAVSDVVADGAVYLSSAGNGNVVLSDGREVGSYEAPALRPAACPFTTATYTACHDFNPDPVAGDSTFGVAVAPGRSLSLTLQWAEPWDGLATDFDLFVFDQFGALAGRSIQDNFAGSPTMPFERVVVQNTTAASATMFIVVARFGDGAEPRLHLNMGRSGIVAVEYDGTSGPDVMGPTIVGHNGGVDTISVAATDVADGVEAEAFSSRGPVTHHFGPVRDGGVPAEPLATPLVLVKPDLTASDGACTTYFGSLGGGCYRFFGTSAAAPHAAAVAALVRDAAPDMSSAQVADLLRMSAAPMVGGPHSVGAGLVDAHAALDALRPTGVTATPGPGSATVAWTPPPVEPGPVVGYRIRVHVAGAVVDTIDVGDVTTADVRHLDETAAHTVTVAALTASGEVLPSDHSSPATPLAATAPGAPTAVVATPGDGRAQVAWTPPADDGGAPITGWVLRADDGTGVVAEVDALSSPATMTGLTNGTSHTVTVAAVNAKGEGAASAPSAPVTPFRPAPIGGGGGTPPTEDPDGPPDPDEPDEPEPLFINLRLDDGDAGDPGGGGSETSIAFSELAFPSAGAAFAQAGPAEALLASEQVFADALASGSLQDDRPLLLTDPSSLEPAVLAELRRLDVTTVRILGGEDAVAADVATALVDAGFDVVRTAGATRLETAAEIAGLSRSSEGFVARAFPSPDATDPTQAFADALALGAWAAVDGAPILLSQSDQLSTTTAEALGGLTALRIIGGTGALGRAVEQAAAATVAGVERIAGATRFDTATAIATARGFSPSSQADAVIVIEGQSPSAWTAGFTAAALSARWDAPVVLANGDDLPSATERLLRWSVTADADVVCVADATACAAALDIVRD
- a CDS encoding TA system VapC family ribonuclease toxin, with the translated sequence MIAVDTNVLVHAHRRDGELHERCARAVRTLAEGVAAWALPWPVLHEFLAVVTHPRIFDPPSRLDEAVDQVDAWLESPSAVVVGETPEHWTALVAVLQDGQVAGPRIHDARMTALCVSQGVRTLWSFDRDFSRWTDRLDVRPPPE